One Streptomyces sp. NBC_00223 genomic window carries:
- a CDS encoding ATP-grasp domain-containing protein: protein MDRSRESGADERPLLLVVSTGPRDYREYLFAAMHTRYRIHLINTVEPTWERPYLVGSSLVATTDVELVSRAAAEVAAREPVHGVLSWDEARVHQTAIVAGELGLPTSPAEAVWRCRDKHQSRTALAEAGLPQPAFALVGTAEEATAAAARIGYPVIVKPRAAAASYGVSLVASPEDMARYFTFADDATVPHMPDYDRAVLVEEYLTGPEISVDSVVHGGRVRPLFVGHKRVGFPPYFEETGHVVSHRDPLLSDPDFLTLMQRTHTALGFTDGWTHAELKLTPEGPRLIEVNARLGGDLIPHLGQLASGVDPGLIAAAVACGREPEITADRDLVAAVRFCYVDHDDTLIERAEFDTAALPPEIRAAVVLARPGDVVSPPPRGLVSGRVAYLTAAAPTAAECEAALDTAVRALRVTEGGRVDAR, encoded by the coding sequence ATGGACCGATCTCGCGAGAGCGGCGCCGACGAGCGCCCCCTTCTGCTGGTCGTCTCGACCGGCCCGCGCGACTACCGCGAGTACCTTTTCGCCGCCATGCACACCCGTTACCGCATCCACCTGATCAACACGGTGGAGCCGACGTGGGAGCGGCCGTATCTGGTCGGCAGCAGCCTGGTGGCCACCACCGACGTGGAGCTGGTCTCCCGGGCCGCCGCCGAGGTCGCCGCGCGCGAGCCGGTGCACGGGGTGCTGAGCTGGGACGAGGCCAGGGTCCACCAGACGGCGATCGTGGCCGGCGAACTCGGTCTGCCGACCAGCCCCGCCGAGGCGGTCTGGCGCTGCCGCGACAAGCACCAGAGCCGTACCGCGCTGGCGGAGGCCGGACTGCCGCAGCCCGCCTTCGCGTTGGTGGGCACCGCCGAGGAGGCGACCGCCGCCGCGGCCCGGATCGGCTACCCGGTGATCGTCAAACCCCGTGCGGCGGCGGCCAGTTACGGCGTCTCCCTGGTGGCGTCACCGGAGGACATGGCGAGGTACTTCACCTTCGCCGACGACGCCACGGTCCCGCACATGCCCGACTACGACCGGGCCGTCCTGGTCGAGGAGTACCTCACCGGGCCCGAGATCAGCGTCGACTCGGTGGTCCACGGCGGGCGGGTGCGCCCGCTGTTCGTCGGGCACAAGCGCGTCGGCTTCCCGCCGTACTTCGAGGAGACCGGCCATGTGGTCTCCCACCGCGACCCGTTGCTGTCCGACCCCGATTTCCTGACGCTGATGCAGCGGACGCACACCGCGCTCGGGTTCACCGACGGATGGACCCACGCGGAGCTCAAACTCACCCCGGAAGGACCCCGGTTGATCGAGGTCAACGCCCGGCTCGGCGGCGACCTGATCCCTCATCTCGGCCAACTCGCCTCCGGCGTCGACCCCGGACTGATCGCCGCCGCGGTGGCCTGCGGACGCGAGCCGGAGATCACCGCAGACCGCGACCTGGTGGCAGCCGTGCGGTTCTGCTACGTCGACCACGACGACACCCTCATCGAGCGGGCGGAGTTCGACACCGCGGCGCTCCCGCCAGAGATACGGGCGGCGGTGGTGCTGGCCCGGCCCGGCGACGTCGTCTCGCCGCCCCCGCGCGGCCTGGTGTCGGGACGCGTCGCCTACCTCACCGCGGCGGCTCCCACGGCCGCCGAGTGCGAGGCGGCGCTCGACACCGCGGTACGGGCGCTGCGGGTCACCGAAGGCGGCCGGGTCGACGCGCGGTGA
- a CDS encoding MFS transporter, producing the protein MSGTGTGPAGGEAGIRATFTESSFAVKALLFGVLVNKLGAFMQVYLVLFMTSRGFTDVQGGLALAAYGVGSVLGVLLGGGLTDRLGARWTIAAGMSSTAVLLVAVLHVRLYPALLAAVALVGMISQVYRPAAATVLSQATPRHRQVMVFAMYRLALNLGTTAAPLLGALLLSVSYNLLFYGEAVAALGYAVVALFALPPRPAATGSPDPAAGAAKSSGGYLKVLADRRYAAYLLAMLLNAAVYIQYLSTLPLAMRDAHLSTVWYGAVVALNGAVVICFELLMTKVVQHWRMRTVLTVGFVLLGSGMALYALPGGPAVFVVGTLLWTLAEIVEGPTMFAYPGMAGPPESSGRYIGAAHAMFGIGSAVGPAAGVLLWSGMGQAAWVLIGATSVLALVPAWYGIGSVGAAASGGGASEEGAGEAADTGDAAAAEAAG; encoded by the coding sequence GTGAGCGGGACGGGGACCGGGCCCGCCGGGGGCGAGGCGGGGATCCGCGCCACCTTCACGGAGTCGTCGTTCGCGGTCAAGGCGCTGCTCTTCGGCGTGCTGGTCAACAAGCTCGGCGCCTTCATGCAGGTCTATCTGGTGCTGTTCATGACCAGCCGCGGCTTCACCGATGTGCAGGGCGGTCTGGCGCTGGCCGCCTACGGTGTCGGGTCGGTGCTCGGCGTCCTGCTCGGCGGCGGCCTGACCGACCGGCTCGGCGCGCGCTGGACCATCGCCGCGGGCATGTCGAGCACCGCGGTGCTGCTGGTCGCCGTCCTCCATGTGCGGCTCTACCCGGCGCTGCTGGCGGCGGTCGCGCTGGTCGGCATGATCAGCCAGGTCTACCGGCCGGCCGCGGCGACCGTGCTGTCGCAGGCCACCCCGCGGCACCGCCAGGTGATGGTCTTCGCGATGTACCGGCTGGCCCTCAATCTGGGGACCACCGCCGCGCCCCTGCTCGGCGCGCTGCTCCTGTCGGTGTCGTACAACCTGCTCTTCTACGGTGAGGCCGTCGCGGCTCTCGGCTACGCGGTCGTCGCCCTGTTCGCCCTGCCGCCGCGCCCGGCGGCGACCGGCTCCCCGGACCCGGCGGCCGGGGCCGCGAAGTCCTCGGGCGGCTACCTCAAGGTGCTGGCCGACCGGCGCTACGCGGCCTATCTGCTGGCGATGCTGCTGAACGCGGCCGTCTACATCCAGTACCTCAGCACCCTCCCGCTGGCCATGCGCGACGCGCACCTGAGCACCGTCTGGTACGGCGCCGTGGTGGCCCTCAACGGCGCCGTCGTCATCTGCTTCGAGCTGCTGATGACCAAGGTCGTCCAGCACTGGCGGATGCGTACGGTGCTCACCGTGGGCTTCGTCCTGCTCGGCTCCGGCATGGCCCTGTACGCCCTGCCCGGCGGACCGGCCGTCTTCGTCGTCGGCACACTGCTGTGGACGCTGGCCGAGATCGTCGAGGGCCCGACGATGTTCGCGTACCCGGGGATGGCGGGACCGCCCGAGTCCAGCGGGCGCTACATCGGGGCCGCGCACGCCATGTTCGGCATCGGCTCGGCCGTCGGCCCGGCGGCGGGCGTGCTGCTGTGGAGCGGGATGGGCCAGGCCGCCTGGGTGCTGATCGGCGCGACGTCCGTACTGGCGCTGGTGCCGGCCTGGTACGGGATCGGTTCGGTCGGGGCGGCGGCCTCCGGCGGGGGTGCGTCCGAGGAGGGCGCGGGGGAGGCGGCGGACACGGGGGACGCGGCTGCCGCGGAGGCGGCGGGCTGA
- a CDS encoding vWA domain-containing protein yields MAIDYRKRPKAPTAAISLEKIAGRAPGLVSLYKTAAVSLAKHRVSGQRAAVYLVLDRSGSMRPYYRDGSVQHLAEQTLALAANLDDDGVVPVVFFSTEIDGTAEISLDAYRDRINPLHDSMGHMGRTNYHVAMQAVIDHYEACGATDPAFVIFQTDGSPSSKTAAEHVLCTAAKLPIFWQFVGFGDDEFRFLRKLDELPAPGRRVVDNAGFFAAGKSPTTISDADLYDRLLQEFPLWLTAARAAGVIRD; encoded by the coding sequence ATGGCCATCGACTACCGCAAGCGTCCCAAGGCGCCCACCGCCGCCATCAGCCTGGAGAAGATCGCGGGCCGCGCGCCCGGACTCGTCAGCCTCTACAAGACCGCCGCGGTCTCGCTGGCCAAACACCGGGTCAGCGGTCAGCGCGCCGCCGTCTACCTCGTACTCGACCGTTCCGGCAGCATGCGCCCGTACTACCGCGACGGCTCCGTGCAGCACCTCGCCGAGCAGACGCTCGCGCTGGCCGCGAACCTCGACGACGACGGCGTCGTGCCCGTCGTCTTCTTCTCCACCGAGATCGACGGGACCGCCGAGATCAGCCTCGACGCCTACCGCGACCGGATCAATCCGCTGCACGACTCCATGGGCCACATGGGACGCACCAACTACCACGTCGCCATGCAGGCGGTCATCGACCACTACGAGGCGTGCGGTGCCACGGACCCGGCGTTCGTGATCTTCCAGACCGACGGGTCCCCGAGTTCCAAGACCGCCGCCGAGCATGTGCTGTGCACGGCGGCGAAGCTGCCGATCTTCTGGCAGTTCGTCGGCTTCGGCGACGACGAGTTCCGCTTTCTGCGGAAGCTGGACGAACTGCCGGCGCCGGGGCGGCGGGTGGTCGACAACGCCGGGTTCTTCGCGGCGGGGAAGTCGCCCACGACCATCTCCGACGCGGACCTCTACGACCGGCTCCTCCAGGAGTTCCCCCTCTGGCTGACGGCGGCCCGGGCGGCGGGCGTGATCCGGGACTGA
- the asnB gene encoding asparagine synthase (glutamine-hydrolyzing), which translates to MCGIAGWISYERDLRAQQATVDAMTETMSCRGPDARGTWVKGPAALGHRRLAVIDLPGGRQPMSVDTPHGPVAMVYSGEAYNFTELRGELAARGHRFTTDSDTEVVLHGYLEWGAAVAERLNGMYAFAIWDDREQKLVMIRDRMGIKPFYYYPTADGVLFGSEPKAILANPLAERTVTADGLRELFAFVKTPGHAVWKGMREIEPGTVVTVDRGGIRTHVYWSLETRPHTDDQETSVAHVRTLLDDIIRRQLVADVPRCTLLSGGLDSSAMTAIAAGQLAETGETVRSFAVDFVGQAENFVADELRATPDTPFVHDVARTARTEHQDIVLDSDQLADPEVRSRVIRARDLPAGFGDMDASLYLLFRAIREHSTVALSGESADEVFGGYQQFFDPEARKGGNFPWLVKFAEQFGEDESILTEGAAKLLDLDGYTRDSYATAVTGVQRLDGESDFEFRMRTISYLHLTRFVRVLLDRKDRASMAVGLEVRVPFCDHRLVEYVYNAPWALKSFDGREKSLLREATADVLPRSVYDRVKSPYPSTQDPAYAVALQRGLKELLTRPSHPVFDLVSHAWLKRAVEITTPQITQASRRGLERTLDLALWLDLYTPTLTLA; encoded by the coding sequence ATGTGCGGAATCGCCGGATGGATCTCCTACGAGCGCGACTTGAGGGCACAGCAGGCCACCGTCGACGCGATGACCGAGACGATGTCCTGCCGCGGCCCGGACGCCCGGGGCACCTGGGTGAAGGGGCCGGCCGCCCTCGGCCACCGCAGGCTCGCCGTCATCGACCTGCCCGGCGGGCGCCAGCCGATGAGCGTCGACACCCCGCACGGGCCGGTCGCCATGGTCTACTCCGGCGAGGCGTACAACTTCACCGAGTTACGCGGTGAACTCGCCGCGCGCGGCCACCGTTTCACCACCGACTCGGACACCGAGGTGGTGCTGCACGGCTACTTGGAGTGGGGCGCGGCGGTCGCCGAACGCCTCAACGGCATGTACGCCTTCGCGATCTGGGACGACCGCGAGCAGAAGCTCGTGATGATCCGCGACCGGATGGGCATCAAGCCGTTCTACTACTACCCGACCGCCGACGGCGTGCTCTTCGGGTCCGAGCCCAAGGCGATCCTGGCCAACCCGCTCGCCGAGCGGACCGTGACGGCGGACGGGCTGCGCGAGCTGTTCGCCTTCGTCAAGACCCCCGGCCACGCGGTCTGGAAGGGGATGCGCGAGATCGAGCCCGGCACGGTGGTGACCGTCGACCGCGGCGGCATACGCACCCACGTCTACTGGTCGCTGGAGACCCGGCCGCACACCGACGACCAGGAGACCTCCGTCGCGCACGTGCGTACGCTGCTCGACGACATCATCCGCCGGCAACTGGTCGCCGACGTCCCGCGCTGCACCCTGCTCTCCGGCGGCCTGGACTCCTCGGCGATGACCGCGATCGCGGCCGGCCAGCTGGCCGAGACCGGCGAGACGGTACGCAGCTTCGCCGTGGACTTCGTCGGTCAGGCGGAGAACTTCGTCGCCGACGAGCTGCGCGCCACGCCGGACACCCCCTTCGTGCACGACGTCGCGCGCACCGCACGGACCGAGCACCAGGACATCGTGCTCGACTCCGACCAGCTCGCCGACCCCGAGGTGCGTTCCCGGGTGATCCGGGCCAGGGACCTGCCGGCCGGGTTCGGGGACATGGACGCCTCGCTCTATCTGCTCTTCAGGGCGATCCGCGAGCACTCGACGGTGGCGCTGTCGGGGGAGTCCGCGGACGAGGTGTTCGGCGGCTACCAGCAGTTCTTCGACCCCGAGGCCCGCAAGGGCGGGAACTTCCCGTGGCTGGTGAAGTTCGCCGAGCAGTTCGGCGAGGACGAGAGCATCCTCACCGAGGGCGCCGCCAAGCTGCTCGACCTCGACGGCTACACACGTGACAGCTACGCCACGGCCGTCACCGGCGTCCAGCGGCTGGACGGGGAGAGCGACTTCGAGTTCCGGATGCGCACGATCTCGTATCTGCACCTGACCCGGTTCGTCCGCGTCCTGCTGGACCGCAAGGACCGGGCCAGCATGGCGGTCGGCCTGGAGGTGCGGGTGCCGTTCTGCGACCACCGGCTGGTCGAGTACGTCTACAACGCGCCGTGGGCGCTGAAGTCCTTCGACGGCCGGGAGAAGAGTCTGCTGCGCGAGGCGACGGCGGACGTGCTGCCCCGGTCGGTCTACGACCGCGTCAAGAGCCCGTACCCGTCCACGCAGGACCCGGCGTACGCGGTCGCGCTCCAGCGCGGCCTCAAGGAGCTGCTGACCCGGCCGTCGCACCCGGTCTTCGACCTGGTCAGCCACGCGTGGCTGAAGCGGGCGGTGGAGATCACGACGCCGCAGATCACGCAGGCGTCGCGCCGCGGCCTGGAACGCACGCTCGACCTGGCCCTGTGGCTGGACCTCTACACCCCCACCCTCACCCTCGCCTGA
- a CDS encoding PIN domain-containing protein, whose amino-acid sequence MIVVVADTSGLLAALDSAHPEHQGANEAIMAAGLLVMSPLLLAEIDHVATRELGRAAAVSAIDDIQRWMRASRIAVPEITEAHLSAAQAVRARYTALNLDLADSVNVALAAEYDTDAVLTLGRRDFRAVRPIGRHKSFRLLPDDLPL is encoded by the coding sequence GTGATCGTCGTCGTCGCCGACACCTCCGGTCTGCTGGCGGCGCTCGACTCCGCGCACCCGGAGCATCAGGGAGCCAACGAAGCGATCATGGCGGCCGGTCTCCTCGTGATGTCTCCGTTGCTGCTCGCCGAGATCGATCACGTGGCCACCCGCGAGCTGGGACGGGCGGCGGCCGTCAGCGCGATCGACGACATCCAGCGGTGGATGCGTGCGAGTCGGATCGCCGTGCCGGAAATCACCGAAGCCCATCTCTCGGCCGCGCAGGCCGTACGAGCCCGGTACACAGCGCTCAACCTCGACCTTGCGGACTCGGTGAACGTCGCCCTCGCGGCCGAATACGACACCGATGCCGTCCTCACTCTCGGCCGCCGCGATTTCCGGGCCGTGCGCCCGATCGGCCGCCACAAGTCCTTCCGACTTCTGCCCGACGACCTTCCGCTCTGA
- a CDS encoding CopG family transcriptional regulator: MSMKRTNVYADPEDLAIIKEAAARRGISEAEIIRQGIHLAAMANRVWDEPLFSRTFEGPGRTPSKEDVRSAVADAVQREGESGVTA, from the coding sequence ATGTCCATGAAACGTACGAACGTCTACGCGGACCCCGAGGACCTCGCGATCATCAAGGAGGCGGCCGCCCGGCGTGGGATCAGTGAGGCCGAGATCATCCGCCAGGGCATCCATCTCGCGGCCATGGCCAATCGAGTCTGGGACGAACCGCTTTTCTCCCGCACCTTCGAGGGTCCGGGCCGAACCCCCTCCAAGGAGGACGTCCGCAGCGCGGTGGCCGACGCCGTCCAGCGCGAGGGTGAGTCCGGGGTCACCGCGTGA
- a CDS encoding Fic family protein: MSRLAQSPVGTLVPISGFDPRNQREYTTHAFLPAPPPTEVPLSPRTYTAVVRAAGLVARADQAVTHLPNPDLLARLSIRREALSTSAIEGTYAAMEDVLKADFEDASAISPEVAEIRNYVTAAEAATGWIKDRPLTVAFLEHLQGTLVRGTSSDTVQAGRVRTTDVFIGLKTADVENARFVPCPHGYHLRDGLLAWEGWINETSDDMPLLVRMAIGHYQFETLHPFNDGNGRLGRLVALLQLMSAGELALHAIALSPWLESRRRAYQDHLFEVSATGDFEPWVRFFCEAVAAQAKEAVERIGTLVELKNSMLDTLHDARSKGITRRIVDDLIGYPMLTITWAAERYDVSYQAASNAVNKLVSLGLLRQFSEGRYGRIFVSDDALRVLVG, translated from the coding sequence ATGTCTCGCCTTGCCCAGTCCCCCGTCGGCACTCTCGTCCCGATCAGTGGGTTCGATCCGCGCAACCAGCGCGAGTACACCACGCATGCCTTTCTTCCGGCGCCGCCGCCGACGGAAGTCCCGTTGAGTCCCAGGACGTACACAGCAGTAGTCCGGGCTGCCGGCCTGGTGGCCCGGGCGGACCAAGCCGTGACGCACCTTCCCAATCCCGACCTGCTGGCACGGCTCTCGATCCGGCGTGAGGCCCTCAGCACTTCTGCGATCGAGGGCACCTACGCAGCGATGGAAGACGTCCTCAAGGCCGACTTCGAGGATGCCTCCGCGATCAGCCCGGAGGTCGCCGAGATCCGGAACTACGTCACGGCGGCGGAGGCCGCCACTGGATGGATCAAGGACCGGCCACTCACGGTGGCTTTCCTGGAGCACCTGCAGGGCACCCTCGTGCGCGGGACGTCAAGTGACACTGTCCAGGCGGGCCGTGTGCGCACCACGGACGTGTTCATCGGCCTGAAAACCGCTGATGTCGAGAACGCGCGCTTCGTTCCCTGTCCGCACGGCTACCACCTCCGGGACGGATTGCTCGCATGGGAGGGTTGGATCAACGAGACGAGCGATGACATGCCGCTGCTCGTGCGTATGGCGATCGGGCACTACCAGTTCGAGACGCTGCACCCCTTCAACGACGGGAACGGTCGGCTCGGCAGACTCGTCGCCTTGCTGCAACTGATGTCCGCCGGCGAGTTGGCGCTTCACGCCATCGCGCTGTCACCGTGGCTGGAGTCCCGGCGCCGCGCCTATCAGGACCACCTGTTCGAAGTCAGCGCGACAGGCGACTTCGAGCCGTGGGTGCGGTTCTTCTGCGAGGCGGTTGCCGCGCAGGCCAAGGAGGCCGTGGAGCGCATAGGAACGCTTGTCGAACTGAAGAACAGCATGCTCGACACTCTGCACGACGCGCGCTCCAAGGGCATCACCAGGCGCATCGTCGATGACCTGATCGGCTATCCGATGCTCACGATCACCTGGGCCGCAGAACGTTATGACGTCAGCTACCAGGCGGCGAGCAATGCGGTGAACAAGCTTGTCAGCCTTGGGCTCCTGCGCCAGTTCTCCGAAGGCCGCTACGGTCGGATCTTCGTCAGCGACGACGCCCTGCGGGTACTGGTCGGCTGA
- a CDS encoding pyridoxal phosphate-dependent aminotransferase: protein MRGRPLLNRRLDGLGTTIFAEMSALAVATGAINLGQGFPDTDGPESVREAAVRALRDGRGNQYPPGPGVPELRTAIAEHQQRFYGLSFDPDTEVLVTTGATEAIAAAMLALLEPGDEVIAFEPFYDSYAACVAMAGGVRVPLTLRAPDFRPDLDALRDAITPRTRLLLLNSPHNPTGMVLTHDELTAIAAIAVEHDLLVVTDEVYEHLTFDGAAHTPLISLPGMRDRTVSISSAGKTFSFTGWKVGWVTGSRELVAAVRTTKQFLTYVSAGPFQYAVADALRLPDTYFAAFRDELRTKRDLLATGLRDAGFQVYVPQGTYFITTDIAELAPGTDALTFCRTLPDRCGVVAVPNSVFYDHPDIGRTQVRFAFCKREDVLTEAASRLRKTFNG from the coding sequence ATGCGGGGCAGACCGTTGCTGAACCGGAGGCTGGACGGCCTCGGGACGACGATCTTCGCGGAGATGTCGGCGCTGGCGGTGGCGACCGGCGCGATCAACCTCGGGCAGGGCTTCCCGGACACGGACGGGCCCGAGTCCGTACGGGAGGCGGCGGTGCGGGCGCTGCGCGACGGGCGCGGCAACCAGTACCCGCCGGGGCCGGGAGTCCCAGAACTGCGTACGGCGATCGCGGAGCACCAACAGCGCTTCTACGGGCTGTCGTTCGACCCCGACACCGAGGTGCTGGTCACCACGGGTGCCACCGAGGCGATCGCCGCGGCCATGCTCGCGCTGCTCGAACCCGGTGACGAGGTCATCGCCTTCGAGCCCTTCTACGACTCCTACGCGGCCTGCGTCGCGATGGCCGGCGGGGTGCGGGTGCCGCTGACGCTGCGGGCGCCGGACTTCCGCCCCGACCTCGACGCGCTGCGGGACGCGATCACGCCGCGCACCCGACTGCTGCTCCTCAACTCCCCGCACAACCCGACGGGCATGGTCCTCACCCACGACGAACTGACCGCCATTGCCGCGATCGCTGTCGAACACGACTTGCTCGTCGTCACCGACGAGGTCTACGAGCACCTCACGTTCGACGGCGCGGCCCACACTCCCCTGATCTCCCTGCCGGGCATGCGCGACCGCACGGTCTCCATCTCCTCGGCGGGCAAGACCTTCTCCTTCACGGGCTGGAAGGTCGGCTGGGTCACCGGGTCACGGGAGTTGGTGGCGGCGGTGCGGACCACGAAGCAGTTCCTGACGTATGTGAGCGCGGGACCGTTCCAGTACGCCGTCGCGGACGCGCTGCGCCTGCCCGACACCTACTTCGCCGCCTTCCGCGACGAACTGCGGACCAAACGCGATCTGCTGGCCACCGGGCTCCGCGACGCCGGCTTCCAGGTCTACGTGCCGCAGGGCACCTACTTCATCACCACGGACATCGCCGAACTCGCCCCCGGCACCGACGCCCTCACCTTCTGCCGCACCCTCCCCGACCGCTGCGGCGTCGTCGCCGTCCCCAACTCCGTCTTCTACGACCACCCCGACATCGGCCGCACCCAAGTCCGCTTCGCCTTCTGCAAACGCGAGGACGTCCTGACCGAGGCGGCATCACGCCTCCGGAAGACCTTCAACGGCTGA
- a CDS encoding DUF2617 family protein translates to MLTTLQTAYTDTRAGDLAWCLGKDALPALAVLGVRVGDARGLRAEVELRLLGASHQVLVDAGRGVDCSETVACLPGSQAPLPFGVARRVGVWDYEFAARIETLSQGSFAGRAQELLALVADHPNGLAGTFPGDPHAFTAMLVQCAEGSVRWRTWHAYPQEGRLVTTRTRVSVMG, encoded by the coding sequence ATGCTCACCACCCTTCAGACCGCTTATACGGACACCCGTGCGGGAGATCTCGCCTGGTGCCTCGGAAAAGACGCGCTGCCCGCCCTCGCCGTGCTCGGCGTACGGGTCGGCGATGCACGCGGGCTGCGGGCCGAGGTGGAATTACGGCTGCTCGGCGCCTCCCATCAGGTGCTCGTGGACGCCGGGCGGGGAGTGGACTGCTCGGAGACGGTCGCCTGTCTTCCCGGCAGCCAGGCTCCGCTGCCCTTCGGCGTCGCGCGCCGCGTCGGGGTGTGGGACTACGAGTTCGCGGCGCGCATCGAGACCCTGTCGCAGGGCTCGTTCGCGGGCCGGGCCCAGGAGTTGCTCGCGCTCGTCGCCGACCACCCGAACGGGCTCGCGGGCACCTTCCCCGGCGATCCGCACGCCTTCACCGCGATGCTGGTGCAGTGCGCGGAAGGGAGCGTGCGCTGGCGCACATGGCACGCCTATCCGCAGGAGGGGCGGCTGGTGACGACACGGACGCGGGTCAGCGTCATGGGGTGA
- a CDS encoding polyamine aminopropyltransferase: MIDRTARRQTPRLPLPLPLPVPPKAARAVVLAAVFVCAACGLVYELELVALASYLVGDSVTQASVVLSVMVFAMGCGSLLAKRLRTRAAAAFAAVESALALVGGLSVMALYAFFAWYGQARIAMVGCAFAIGVLIGAEVPLLMTLVQRIRRQDAGGAVADIFAVDYVGALVGGLAFPFLLLPHFGQLTGALATGGVNAVAGSATVLWLFRGDLALRTRVWLLVANVSVLAVLACAAVAAGPFERVARQAVYGGRVRVAEQTAVQEIVLTGGSSGGSSLRLFLDGRLRVCGADEVRYHQALVHPAMAGPRGRVLVLGGGDGLALREVLRYRDVRSATVVDDDGELLRLGRTDAGLAALNGHAFADPRVRTVTADVFDWLRGQAGRGAYDVIVADLPDAAVSRSAKLYSEEFYGLAARALAGGGRLVVHAGGSAHELWTVDATLRAVGLAAAPYVLGGRACGRDEPADWGLLLASPGAPRLALPRGAPRGLTVTTASLSAASHRAQTVRPARDLPSSTLLRPRLAP; encoded by the coding sequence ATGATCGACCGGACGGCCCGCCGACAGACCCCCCGACTTCCCCTCCCGCTGCCCCTGCCCGTGCCCCCGAAGGCGGCCCGCGCGGTAGTCCTCGCCGCGGTCTTCGTCTGCGCGGCCTGCGGTCTGGTCTACGAGCTGGAACTCGTCGCGCTCGCCTCCTATTTGGTGGGCGACTCGGTCACCCAGGCGTCCGTCGTGCTGTCCGTGATGGTCTTCGCGATGGGCTGCGGTTCGCTGTTGGCAAAACGGTTACGCACCCGCGCCGCCGCGGCTTTCGCGGCCGTCGAATCCGCCCTCGCCCTCGTCGGCGGACTGTCCGTCATGGCGCTCTACGCCTTCTTCGCCTGGTACGGGCAGGCCCGGATCGCCATGGTCGGCTGCGCGTTCGCGATCGGCGTGCTGATCGGGGCCGAGGTGCCGCTGCTGATGACGCTCGTGCAGCGCATCCGGCGCCAGGACGCGGGGGGCGCGGTCGCCGACATCTTCGCCGTCGACTACGTGGGCGCGCTGGTCGGCGGCCTCGCGTTCCCCTTTCTTCTGCTGCCGCACTTCGGGCAGTTGACGGGCGCGCTGGCCACCGGCGGGGTCAACGCGGTGGCCGGGAGCGCGACCGTGCTCTGGCTCTTCCGCGGCGATCTCGCGCTCCGCACCCGGGTGTGGCTCCTGGTCGCGAACGTCAGCGTGCTCGCCGTCCTGGCCTGCGCCGCCGTGGCCGCCGGCCCCTTCGAACGCGTCGCGCGGCAGGCGGTGTACGGGGGCCGGGTGCGGGTGGCCGAGCAGACGGCCGTGCAGGAGATCGTGCTGACGGGCGGCTCCTCGGGCGGCTCCTCGCTCCGGCTCTTCCTCGACGGACGGCTGCGGGTGTGCGGGGCGGACGAGGTCCGCTACCACCAGGCGCTGGTCCACCCGGCGATGGCCGGCCCGCGCGGGCGCGTCCTCGTACTCGGCGGCGGCGACGGCCTCGCCCTGCGGGAGGTGCTGCGCTACCGCGACGTACGGTCGGCGACGGTGGTGGACGACGACGGTGAGCTGCTGCGGCTCGGCCGCACGGACGCGGGGCTCGCCGCGCTCAACGGGCACGCGTTCGCCGATCCGCGGGTACGTACGGTGACGGCGGACGTCTTCGACTGGCTGCGGGGACAGGCCGGGCGGGGGGCGTACGACGTGATCGTCGCGGATCTGCCCGACGCAGCGGTCTCGCGGAGCGCCAAGCTCTACTCGGAGGAGTTCTACGGGCTGGCCGCGCGGGCGCTCGCCGGCGGGGGGCGGCTGGTCGTGCACGCGGGGGGTTCGGCGCACGAGCTGTGGACGGTCGACGCGACGCTGCGGGCGGTGGGGCTCGCCGCGGCGCCGTACGTGCTCGGGGGCCGCGCCTGCGGGCGGGACGAGCCCGCGGACTGGGGGCTGCTGCTGGCCTCGCCGGGGGCGCCGCGGCTCGCGCTCCCGAGGGGCGCGCCGCGGGGCCTGACCGTCACGACGGCCTCGCTGTCGGCGGCGTCCCACCGCGCGCAGACCGTCAGACCCGCCCGCGACCTCCCCTCCTCCACCCTCCTCCGCCCCCGCCTCGCCCCCTGA